The Coffea arabica cultivar ET-39 chromosome 1e, Coffea Arabica ET-39 HiFi, whole genome shotgun sequence genome has a window encoding:
- the LOC140008733 gene encoding cathecol O-methyltransferase 1-like, with translation MANSVNTQLKTSSSSYEDGKEEGEKDNFSYAMQLVTSASMTMVLYTAVKLNLFEIIAKAGPGAKLSPSEIASQLPVTNNPDAASMLDRMLRLLSSYSLLTCDVVEVAGGRAGGETDVGYVRVYGLSPVAEYFVPDEEGNSVAPAMELLQDKVLIDSWYELGNSLLEGGIPFNRVHGMHAFDYPSRDPRYNELFNKGMVGPTAITMKKLLQQYKGFEHLQTLVDVGGGLGITLHKIISKYPSIRGINFDLPHVIENAPSYLGVEHIGGDMFESVPGGDAIFMKMILHDWSDDHCLKLLKNCFKALPDHGKVIVVDLVLPVKPDTSAFVKGIFQTDALMMTQNPGGKERSESDVRALAIRAGFKDIKLECCVGSLGVLELYK, from the exons ATGGCGAATTCAGTAAACACCCAGCTGAAAACATCATCATCGTCCTATGAAGATGGAAAGGAAGAAGGAGAAAAGGACAACTTCTCGTACGCAATGCAGCTGGTCACTTCGGCATCAATGACGATGGTTTTATACACTGCTGTAAAGCTAAATTTGTTCGAAATCATTGCCAAAGCCGGCCCAGGAGCCAAGCTATCACCTTCAGAAATCGCATCCCAGTTGCCTGTGACTAATAATCCTGATGCAGCTTCGATGCTCGACAGAATGCTTCGCTTGTTGAGTAGTTACTCGCTGCTCACTTGCGACGTAGTTGAGGTTGCCGGGGGCCGTGCTGGTGGGGAAACCGATGTTGGATATGTAAGAGTTTACGGGTTGTCTCCGGTAGCAGAATATTTTGTGCCGGATGAGGAGGGGAACTCAGTGGCGCCTGCCATGGAGTTGCTTCAAGATAAGGTCTTGATTGATAGCTG GTATGAACTTGGGAATTCTTTGCTTGAAGGAGGGATTCCATTTAATAGAGTTCATGGAATGCATGCATTTGACTACCCTAGTAGAGATCCCAGGTATAATGAGCTTTTCAACAAGGGAATGGTTGGTCCTACAGCCATAACAATGAAAAAATTGCTTCAACAATATAAAGGATTTGAGCACCTTCAGACATTGGTTGATGTTGGTGGTGGTCTTGGAATAACCCTTCACAAGATTATATCAAAATACCCTTCTATAAGGGGTATCAATTTTGATCTTCCACATGTCATTGAAAACGCGCCATCCTATCTTG GAGTGGAACACATTGGTGGAGACATGTTTGAAAGCGTTCCTGGAGGAGATGCTATTTTTATGAAG ATGATACTCcatgattggagtgatgatcACTGCTTAAAGCTGCTGAAGAACTGCTTCAAAGCTCTACCAGATCATGGCAAAGTCATCGTTGTTGATTTGGTTCTACCCGTAAAACCTGATACTAGTGCCTTTGTAAAAGGCATTTTCCAGACTGATGCTCTCATGATGACTCAAAATCCTGGAGGGAAAGAGCGATCAGAATCTGATGTTCGGGCCTTGGCTATCAGAGCTGGATTTAAAGACATAAAGTTAGAATGTTGTGTGGGTAGTCTTGGGGTCCTGGAGTTGTACAAATAG